One part of the Sulfolobus tengchongensis genome encodes these proteins:
- a CDS encoding phosphoadenylyl-sulfate reductase translates to MLGKEELKALNDYFEEKEPLEVLKWGVEKFYPKIVLACSLQAEDIVILDMLSRVVEKPKVFIIDTGRLHQESYDLIEEITKKYNADVRLYFPDYKDVEDMVNKYGINLFYKSVEFRKMCCEIRKVRPLKRALEGMEAWITGLRREQNFTRGGIKKIELDEVNGGIIKLNPLADWTWEQVWDYIKKNNVPYNKLYDKGYKSIGCVPCTRPVKPWEHPRAGRWWWEQNSDKECGLHYRKEVK, encoded by the coding sequence ATGCTAGGCAAAGAGGAGCTAAAGGCTCTAAATGATTATTTTGAGGAGAAGGAGCCATTAGAAGTATTAAAGTGGGGAGTTGAGAAGTTTTATCCTAAAATAGTTCTAGCTTGTAGCTTACAAGCAGAGGATATAGTGATATTGGATATGCTAAGTAGGGTAGTGGAAAAACCAAAGGTTTTCATAATAGATACCGGTAGGCTACATCAAGAAAGTTATGATCTTATAGAAGAAATAACCAAGAAATATAATGCGGATGTTAGGTTATATTTCCCAGATTATAAGGACGTCGAAGATATGGTTAATAAATACGGAATTAATCTATTTTATAAAAGTGTAGAATTTAGGAAAATGTGTTGCGAAATAAGGAAAGTTAGACCTCTTAAGAGAGCATTGGAAGGGATGGAAGCTTGGATAACCGGATTAAGAAGGGAGCAAAACTTTACAAGAGGAGGTATTAAGAAAATTGAGCTAGATGAGGTAAATGGTGGAATAATAAAACTAAACCCATTAGCAGATTGGACATGGGAGCAAGTTTGGGATTACATAAAGAAGAATAATGTGCCTTACAATAAACTTTACGATAAGGGATATAAGAGCATAGGCTGTGTACCTTGTACTAGACCCGTTAAACCGTGGGAACATCCACGAGCAGGTAGATGGTGGTGGGA